A window from Hemicordylus capensis ecotype Gifberg chromosome 2, rHemCap1.1.pri, whole genome shotgun sequence encodes these proteins:
- the RNF126 gene encoding E3 ubiquitin-protein ligase RNF126: MAEASPQPGRYFCHCCSAEIAPRLPDYICPRCESGFIEELPEEPRNVENGSNSSASTSEQSRHPFENVDQHLFTLPQGYGQFAFGIFDDSFEFPFGSNAQSEDNRDAENRREREHQSRHRYGARQPRARFTARRAASRHEGVPTLEGIIQQLVNGIIAPTTIPNLGVGPWGVLHSNPMDYAWGANGLDAIITQLLNQFENTGPPPADKEKIQALPTIHITEEHVGSGLECPVCKEDYEAGESVRQLPCNHLFHNGCIVPWLEQHDTCPVCRKSLSGQNTATNPPGLSAMNFASSSSSSSSSSSSSPSNENSANNS, encoded by the exons GACTATATCTGTCCGAGGTGTGAATCTGGTTTTATTGAAGAGCTTCCAGAAGAGCCCAG GAATGTCGAGAACGGCTCCAACTCTTCGGCATCAACCAGCGAGCAGAGCCGACACCCGTTCGAG AATGTGGATCAACACTTATTCACCCTGCCGCAGGGCTACGGCCAGTTTGCCTTTGGGATCTTTGACGACAGCTTTGAGTTCCCCTTTGGGTCCAATGCGCAGTCGGAAGACAACCGGGATGCCGAGAACCGGCGCGAGAGGGAGCACCAGTCTCGCCACCGATACGGCGCCAGGCAGCCTCGCGCCCGCTTCACTGCACGGCGGGCTGCCAGCAGGCACGAGGGGGTCCCGACGCTAGAAGG AATTATCCAGCAGCTGGTGAACGGGATCATCGCGCCCACCACGATACCAAACCTCGGCGTGGGGCCTTG GGGAGTCTTGCACTCAAATCCCATGGACTACGCCTGGGGGGCCAATGGACTGGACGCCATTATAACTCAG CTACTGAATCAGTTTGAGAACACCGGCCCGCCTCCCGCCGACAAAGAGAAGATCCAGGCCCTCCCGACAATTCACATAACAGAGGAACACGTAG GTTCTGGGCTGGAGTGCCCTGTCTGTAAAGAAGACTACGAGGCGGGCGAGAGTGTGCGACAGTTACCCTGCAACCATTTGTTCCATAATGGCTGTATAGTCCCCTGGTTGGAGCAG CATGACACTTGCCCAGTGTGCCGAAAGAGCTTGAGCGGACAGAACACAGCCACAAACCCCCCGGGACTCTCGGCAATGAACTTTGCTTCGTCTTCGTcgtcgtcttcctcctcctcctccagttcacCAAGTAACGAAAACTCTGCAAACAACTCGTGA
- the FGF22 gene encoding fibroblast growth factor 22, translating to MGWWEPLGGLIFWFPLLFLLSGGLAQGPGDTASHADGGHWWVVGSRRVRSYHHLEGDVRWRRLFSSTRFFLRIDGNGKVGGTRRKECPNSIVEIRSVRVGIVVIRTVHSGFYLAMNRKGKIYGTKAYNPNCTFKERIEENGYNTYASLRWDHEGRPMYLSLNGQGIPKRGPKTRREHPSTHFLPTLLS from the exons ATGGGTTGGTGGGAACCGCTCGGTGGTTTGATTTTCTGGTTTCCTCTGCTGTTCTTGCTGTCCGGCGGACTGGCCCAGGGGCCTGGAGACACGGCCTCCCACGCAGACGGCGGGCACTGGTGGGTCGTGGGCAGCAGGCGGGTCCGTAGTTACCACCACCTGGAGGGAGACGTGCGCTGGAGGCGGCTCTTTTCCTCCACCCGTTTCTTCCTGCGGATCGACGGCAACGGCAAAGTCGGAGGGACACGGAGGAAAGAGTGTCCAAACA GCATCGTGGAGATCCGCTCCGTCCGTGTGGGGATTGTTGTGATCCGGACAGTCCACAGTGGCTTCTACCTGGCAATGAACAGGAAGGGGAAGATCTACGGAACG aAAGCCTACAACCCCAACTGCACCTTTAAGGAGCGGATCGAGGAGAACGGCTACAACACCTATGCCTCGCTACGCTGGGACCACGAGGGGCGGCCAATGTACCTGTCCCTCAACGGCCAGGGCATCCCTAAGCGGGGGCCGAAGACACGCCGAGAGCACCCTTCCACCCATTTCCTCCCCACGCTCCTCTCCTGA